In a genomic window of Nodosilinea sp. PGN35:
- a CDS encoding SH3 domain-containing protein, which produces MKGFFLGLSKLILGVAIALILLSMAGVATARYFMGRLSVLPPKPLYGDELPAAEPEAAPEAAVEPVVEPPPEPAPAAAAPPEPALEPGAYNATVVQPIGLVMREGPGVEFPQVGGVDVNEAVVVLEEPADQPWVKVRVVSNGQEGWVKAGNTRRVE; this is translated from the coding sequence ATGAAAGGATTTTTCCTCGGCCTGTCAAAGTTGATTTTGGGGGTCGCGATCGCCCTCATCCTGCTGTCGATGGCCGGGGTGGCCACCGCCCGCTACTTTATGGGTCGCCTGTCGGTGCTGCCGCCCAAACCGCTCTACGGCGACGAACTGCCCGCCGCCGAGCCCGAAGCCGCCCCTGAAGCCGCTGTCGAACCCGTGGTCGAGCCCCCTCCAGAACCCGCCCCAGCGGCGGCAGCGCCCCCCGAACCCGCCCTCGAACCCGGTGCCTACAACGCCACCGTGGTACAGCCCATCGGCCTGGTCATGCGCGAAGGCCCCGGCGTGGAGTTTCCCCAGGTGGGGGGCGTGGATGTGAACGAAGCAGTGGTGGTGCTGGAAGAGCCCGCCGACCAGCCGTGGGTTAAGGTGCGCGTGGTGTCTAACGGTCAAGAAGGCTGGGTCAAAGCGGGCAATACCCGCCGCGTTGAGTAG
- a CDS encoding phosphoketolase, whose translation MVVASLPQTKPLTDEELRKMHAYWRACNYLAVGMIYLRSNPLLRQPLKSEHVKHRLLGHWGASPALSFTYIHCNRLIKQYDLNMIFVAGPGHGAPGVLGPVYLEGTYAEVYPDKSMDADGMGRFFKQFSFPGHIGSHVTPETPGSIHEGGELGYSLSHSFGAVLDNPDLIVACVVGDGEAETGALATAWHSNKFINPARDGAVLPILNLNGYKIANPSILSRVSHEELECLFRGYGYTPYFVEGSDPAEVHQTMAAVMEECVLKIKEIQREARLGGSLERPRWPMIVLRTPKGWTGPKEVDGHKVEGFWRSHQVPMGGMHSNPEHLRLLEEWMRSYGPEELFDENGTLVPELRELAPRGERRMSANPNANGGMLRKALKMPNFRDYAIDVPKPGSVEFENTKALGVLMRDIMRYNPNNFRLMGPDETASNRLNSVYEVSKKAWMADFLPEDLDGSELSQDGRVMEMLSEHTLQGWLEGYLLTGRHGLFHSYEAFAHVVSSMFNQHAKWLDICKNHVSWRRSVSSLNILLSSLVWRQDHNGFSHQDPGYVDLVTNKSPDVVRVYFPPDANCLLSVADHCFRSVDYINVIVADKQNHLQYLDMEQAVIHCTKGLGIWDWASNDDCGTEPDNPDVVMACCGDIVTKESLAATAILREEFPYLKVRFINVVDLFTLISAGEHPHGLSNRDFDSLFTPDKPIIFNFHGYPWLIHKLVYRRSNQERIHVRGYKEQGNINTPLELAINNEIDRFNLVIDVIDRVPKLGSAAAHVKEKMKNKIIECLTYAHAEGKDPDDIVHWQWPY comes from the coding sequence ATGGTAGTCGCTTCCCTGCCCCAAACTAAACCCCTCACCGATGAAGAGCTGCGCAAAATGCACGCCTACTGGCGGGCCTGTAACTACCTTGCCGTCGGTATGATCTATCTGCGCAGCAACCCGCTACTGAGGCAGCCCCTCAAGTCTGAGCACGTTAAGCACCGGCTGCTGGGCCACTGGGGGGCGTCTCCCGCCCTGAGCTTTACCTACATCCACTGCAACCGGCTGATTAAGCAGTACGACCTGAATATGATCTTTGTGGCGGGGCCGGGCCACGGTGCGCCGGGGGTGCTGGGGCCAGTCTATCTGGAAGGCACCTATGCCGAGGTCTATCCCGATAAGAGCATGGACGCCGACGGCATGGGGCGCTTCTTCAAGCAGTTTTCGTTCCCTGGCCATATCGGCAGCCACGTCACCCCCGAAACCCCTGGCTCTATCCATGAGGGGGGGGAACTGGGCTATAGCCTGTCCCACTCCTTTGGGGCGGTTCTCGACAACCCCGACTTGATTGTGGCCTGTGTGGTCGGCGACGGGGAGGCCGAAACCGGTGCCCTGGCCACGGCCTGGCACTCGAACAAGTTTATCAATCCCGCCCGTGATGGAGCGGTGCTGCCCATTCTCAACCTGAACGGCTATAAAATCGCCAACCCGTCCATTCTCTCGCGGGTGTCCCACGAAGAGCTGGAATGTCTGTTTAGGGGCTACGGCTACACTCCCTATTTTGTTGAGGGCAGCGACCCGGCTGAGGTGCATCAGACCATGGCGGCGGTCATGGAAGAGTGCGTGCTCAAGATCAAAGAGATTCAGCGCGAGGCCCGCCTTGGCGGCAGCCTGGAGCGGCCCCGCTGGCCGATGATTGTGCTGCGTACCCCGAAGGGCTGGACGGGCCCGAAGGAGGTCGATGGCCACAAGGTAGAAGGGTTTTGGCGATCGCACCAGGTACCCATGGGCGGCATGCACAGCAACCCTGAGCACCTGCGCCTGCTGGAGGAGTGGATGCGCAGCTATGGGCCAGAGGAGCTGTTCGACGAAAACGGTACCCTGGTGCCCGAGCTGAGGGAACTCGCCCCCAGGGGCGAGCGCCGCATGAGCGCCAACCCCAACGCCAACGGCGGTATGCTGCGCAAGGCCCTGAAGATGCCCAACTTCAGAGACTACGCGATCGACGTGCCCAAGCCCGGCAGCGTTGAATTTGAGAACACCAAGGCCCTGGGCGTTCTCATGCGCGACATTATGCGCTACAACCCCAATAACTTCCGCCTCATGGGGCCTGACGAGACCGCCTCCAACCGGCTGAACTCAGTCTATGAGGTCTCTAAGAAGGCCTGGATGGCCGACTTTTTGCCCGAAGACCTCGACGGAAGCGAGCTTTCCCAGGATGGCCGGGTGATGGAAATGCTCAGCGAACACACCCTCCAAGGCTGGCTAGAGGGCTACCTGCTCACCGGTCGCCACGGCCTGTTCCACAGCTACGAGGCCTTTGCTCACGTGGTCAGCTCGATGTTTAACCAGCACGCCAAGTGGCTGGATATCTGCAAAAATCACGTTTCCTGGCGGCGATCGGTGTCGTCGCTCAACATTCTGCTGTCGTCGCTGGTGTGGCGACAAGACCACAACGGCTTTAGCCACCAGGATCCTGGCTACGTCGATCTGGTCACCAACAAAAGCCCCGACGTGGTGAGGGTTTACTTTCCGCCCGACGCTAACTGTCTGCTGTCGGTGGCCGACCACTGCTTCCGCAGCGTGGACTACATCAACGTGATTGTTGCCGACAAGCAGAACCACCTCCAGTACCTCGACATGGAGCAGGCGGTGATTCACTGCACCAAGGGCCTCGGCATTTGGGACTGGGCCAGCAACGACGACTGCGGCACCGAGCCCGACAATCCCGATGTGGTAATGGCCTGCTGCGGGGACATTGTCACCAAAGAATCGCTGGCGGCGACCGCCATTTTGCGGGAAGAGTTTCCCTACCTGAAGGTGCGGTTTATCAACGTGGTTGACCTGTTCACCCTAATTTCGGCAGGAGAGCACCCCCACGGGCTCAGCAACCGCGACTTTGACTCGCTCTTTACGCCAGACAAACCGATCATCTTCAATTTCCACGGCTACCCCTGGCTGATTCACAAGCTGGTGTACCGCCGCTCGAACCAGGAGCGCATTCACGTGCGAGGCTATAAAGAGCAGGGCAACATCAACACCCCGCTGGAGTTGGCGATCAACAACGAAATCGATCGCTTTAACCTGGTCATCGACGTGATCGATCGCGTTCCCAAGCTCGGTTCGGCGGCGGCCCACGTCAAGGAAAAGATGAAGAACAAAATCATCGAGTGTCTGACCTACGCCCACGCCGAGGGCAAAGACCCCGACGACATCGTTCACTGGCAGTGGCCTTACTAG
- a CDS encoding ComEA family DNA-binding protein translates to MSKSAAYCSIEWRRAKTVLKRWQALRAQLNPLAARLSQPGYRLRSYQEVEQAARLGYALDVNRATVDDWLRLPGLSIRQAQGLVRLRQAGVQFHCLEDLAAALGVAPTQLMPLAAVLSFCYYDTHGGTLPSVSLNLATVQQLGALPGMTAALAAAMVQERSHHGPYHDLADLQRRLGLAPDLVQMLMYYLRP, encoded by the coding sequence TTGAGCAAAAGCGCCGCCTACTGCTCGATCGAGTGGCGTAGGGCGAAGACGGTGCTGAAGCGTTGGCAAGCCCTGAGGGCACAGTTAAACCCCCTGGCGGCGCGCCTGAGCCAACCGGGCTATCGGCTGCGGTCTTACCAGGAGGTGGAGCAGGCAGCGCGGCTGGGCTATGCCCTGGATGTGAACCGAGCCACGGTAGACGACTGGCTGCGGCTGCCGGGGCTGTCGATTCGCCAGGCCCAGGGGTTAGTGCGCCTGCGCCAGGCCGGAGTCCAGTTTCATTGCTTAGAAGACCTCGCGGCGGCCCTGGGGGTAGCGCCAACCCAGCTCATGCCCTTGGCCGCGGTGCTGTCGTTTTGCTACTACGACACCCACGGAGGTACCCTGCCCTCGGTCAGCCTCAATTTGGCCACGGTTCAACAGCTTGGCGCGCTGCCGGGGATGACCGCTGCCCTGGCGGCGGCGATGGTGCAGGAGCGATCGCACCACGGCCCCTACCACGATCTCGCTGACCTACAGCGCCGCCTGGGGCTGGCCCCCGACCTGGTGCAGATGTTGATGTACTATCTGCGACCCTAA
- a CDS encoding NINE protein: MMLAQRSRRTAVILAWLGVLAPVSGFHKFYLGQPVWGTLYLLLSWTQIPRVACAIEGLLLLTQPAEAFAAVDVDAKDVSGGLDPKQINALGTALRELDTLRQEGLISELEFEQKRRLLLDRVA; the protein is encoded by the coding sequence ATGATGTTGGCACAGCGTTCCCGTCGAACAGCCGTCATTCTGGCGTGGCTAGGGGTGTTGGCCCCGGTGTCAGGATTCCACAAGTTTTACCTGGGCCAGCCTGTATGGGGCACGCTCTACCTGCTGCTCAGCTGGACACAAATTCCTCGCGTAGCTTGCGCCATTGAGGGCCTTCTGCTGCTCACCCAGCCCGCCGAAGCTTTTGCCGCGGTCGATGTCGATGCTAAAGACGTCAGCGGGGGGCTTGACCCCAAGCAGATTAACGCCCTAGGAACTGCCCTGCGCGAGCTAGACACCCTGCGTCAGGAAGGGTTGATCTCAGAGCTGGAGTTTGAGCAAAAGCGCCGCCTACTGCTCGATCGAGTGGCGTAG
- a CDS encoding tetratricopeptide repeat protein produces MPHAAFSPEWLNRYTDPYALLGVSVAADERRILKRYRTVAKHLHPDALGSVPAERRQFAAQVLPKLVNPAYQRLKQDKGRNEVLATLRFKVRRLSRDQQLQPVSEAGRHLLAVAETEVEVFYEQAVDQLCDRQYKSLANFETFTQQLSELNLVYLRRKMGAPVIREKRTGLVSAATLAADPLADSPVSSQAASAQVYADRHYGRAQEYLKGKNVQAAIQELKDALKIDPQNSSYHCLMGQAYLLQKLPGMAKVHFKQALRLNPKNAVALKYARQLNLTLEQTPPRPAAPPSNGSNGSNGSNGNGTKRSLFGSLFSKGPSR; encoded by the coding sequence ATGCCCCACGCTGCCTTCTCTCCTGAATGGCTGAATCGTTACACCGATCCCTACGCGCTGCTGGGGGTATCGGTGGCCGCCGACGAGCGCCGTATTCTCAAACGCTATCGCACCGTGGCCAAGCATCTTCACCCCGACGCCCTGGGGTCGGTGCCAGCGGAGCGGCGGCAGTTTGCCGCCCAGGTGTTGCCCAAGCTGGTCAACCCCGCCTACCAGCGCCTCAAGCAAGACAAGGGCCGCAATGAGGTGCTGGCGACCCTGCGCTTTAAGGTGCGCCGCCTCAGCCGCGATCAGCAGCTCCAGCCCGTCAGCGAGGCCGGGAGGCATCTGCTGGCGGTGGCCGAGACCGAGGTCGAAGTGTTCTATGAACAGGCGGTGGATCAGCTGTGCGATCGCCAGTACAAGTCGTTAGCCAACTTTGAAACCTTTACCCAGCAGCTGAGCGAACTCAACCTGGTGTACCTGCGCCGCAAGATGGGTGCCCCGGTGATTCGCGAAAAGCGCACCGGCCTAGTGTCTGCCGCTACGCTGGCCGCTGACCCGCTGGCCGACTCACCCGTCAGCAGCCAGGCGGCCTCGGCGCAAGTATACGCCGATCGCCACTACGGTCGAGCCCAGGAATATCTCAAAGGCAAAAACGTACAGGCCGCCATTCAAGAGCTCAAAGACGCCCTGAAGATTGACCCCCAAAACAGCAGCTACCACTGCCTGATGGGCCAGGCCTACCTGCTGCAAAAGCTGCCCGGCATGGCCAAGGTGCACTTTAAGCAAGCCCTACGCCTCAACCCCAAGAACGCCGTAGCTCTCAAGTATGCCCGGCAGCTCAACCTGACTCTGGAGCAAACCCCACCCCGCCCCGCCGCCCCCCCCTCGAACGGGAGCAACGGCAGCAACGGCAGCAACGGCAATGGCACCAAGCGATCGCTGTTTGGCAGCCTATTTTCTAAAGGCCCCAGCCGCTAG
- the acnA gene encoding aconitate hydratase AcnA, which yields MNSFDAKTHLTVGDTTYTIYSLPAAAAALGDISRLPFSLKVLLENLLRHEDGRSVTAADVQALADWLTEKTSSREIAYRPARVLMQDFTGVPAVVDLAAMRDAMVKLGGDPDKINPLSPVDLVIDHSVMVDAFGSAAAFGENVEKEFQRNFERYAFLRWGQSAFDNFRVVPPGTGICHQVNLEYLAQVVWTKTADGETVAYPDTLVGTDSHTTMINGLSVLGWGVGGIEAEAAMLGQPISMLIPEVVGFKLTGSLPEGATATDLVLTVVQMLRAKGVVGKFVEFYGDGLDHLSLADRATIANMAPEYGATCGFFPIDGETIRYLEFSGRDPERVALVEAYAKAQGLWRDAAAPEPVFTDALSLDLATVEPSLAGPKRPQDRVTLAALAQQFKESDFPGFSGKPFSEKQSVPVAGTDYSLTDGDVVIAAITSCTNTSNPSVMIGAGLVARKARAKGLTVKPWVKTSLAPGSQVVSDYLEKANLQADLDALGFNLVGYGCTTCIGNSGPLPAPIASAIEQHDLVVGAVLSGNRNFEGRVSPHTKANYLASPPLVVAYAIAGNLAIDLKTDSIGQDTEGRPVYLRDIWPTSAEIFEVMTAALTPDMFRSRYSNVFTGTAAWQQIATPESQTYAWSGDSTYVQNPPYFTDMAPSVNGQAFADIYGARPLAILGDSITTDHISPAGAIKTDSPAGSYLVGNQVTAADFNSYGSRRGNHEVMMRGTFANIRLKNEMVPGSSGGVTKYMPDGTPMSIYDAAMKYQASGTPLVVIAGKEYGTGSSRDWAAKGTRLLGVKAVVAESFERIHRSNLVGMGVLPLQFKDGVHRGVLHLDGSETFDLTGLSGGIQPGMTVNLVIHRSGAGSTTLPLLCRIDTLDEVEYFRHGGILPYVLRQLLVS from the coding sequence GTGAATAGTTTTGACGCCAAGACCCATCTCACCGTAGGCGATACCACCTACACCATCTACAGCCTGCCCGCTGCGGCGGCGGCCCTAGGCGACATCAGCCGCCTGCCCTTCAGCCTTAAGGTGCTGCTCGAGAACCTGCTGCGCCACGAAGACGGGCGATCGGTCACGGCAGCCGACGTGCAGGCCCTCGCCGACTGGCTCACGGAGAAAACCTCCAGCCGCGAGATTGCCTACCGCCCCGCCCGCGTGCTAATGCAAGACTTTACCGGCGTGCCCGCCGTGGTCGATCTGGCCGCCATGCGCGACGCCATGGTGAAGCTGGGGGGCGACCCCGACAAAATCAACCCCCTCTCCCCGGTGGATCTGGTGATCGACCACTCGGTGATGGTCGATGCCTTCGGCAGTGCCGCCGCCTTTGGCGAAAACGTCGAGAAAGAATTTCAGCGCAACTTCGAGCGCTACGCCTTTTTGCGCTGGGGCCAGAGCGCCTTCGACAACTTCCGCGTGGTGCCGCCGGGCACCGGCATCTGCCACCAGGTCAATTTAGAGTACCTGGCCCAGGTGGTGTGGACGAAAACTGCCGACGGCGAAACCGTTGCCTACCCCGACACCCTGGTGGGCACCGACAGCCACACCACCATGATCAACGGCCTCTCGGTGCTGGGCTGGGGCGTCGGCGGCATTGAGGCCGAGGCGGCGATGCTGGGCCAGCCCATCTCCATGCTGATCCCCGAGGTGGTGGGCTTTAAGCTCACCGGGTCGCTGCCCGAGGGAGCCACCGCCACCGACCTGGTGCTGACGGTGGTGCAAATGCTGCGGGCCAAGGGCGTGGTCGGTAAGTTTGTGGAATTTTACGGCGACGGCCTCGACCACCTCAGCCTGGCCGATCGCGCCACCATCGCCAATATGGCCCCCGAGTACGGGGCCACCTGCGGCTTCTTTCCCATCGACGGCGAAACCATCCGCTACCTGGAATTTTCTGGCCGCGACCCGGAGCGAGTTGCCCTGGTCGAAGCCTACGCCAAGGCCCAGGGACTCTGGCGCGATGCCGCCGCCCCCGAGCCGGTCTTCACCGACGCCCTATCGCTGGACTTGGCCACCGTAGAACCCTCCCTGGCCGGGCCAAAGCGGCCCCAGGATCGCGTCACCCTGGCAGCCCTGGCCCAGCAGTTCAAGGAAAGCGACTTCCCCGGCTTTAGCGGTAAGCCCTTCAGCGAAAAGCAGTCCGTCCCCGTGGCGGGCACCGACTACAGCCTCACCGACGGTGACGTGGTAATCGCCGCCATCACCAGCTGCACCAACACCTCCAACCCCTCGGTGATGATCGGCGCGGGTCTGGTGGCCCGCAAAGCTCGCGCCAAGGGGCTCACCGTCAAACCCTGGGTCAAAACCTCCCTCGCCCCCGGCAGCCAGGTGGTGAGCGACTACCTGGAAAAAGCCAACCTCCAGGCAGACCTCGATGCCCTGGGCTTTAACCTGGTGGGCTACGGCTGCACTACCTGCATCGGCAACTCTGGCCCCCTGCCTGCCCCCATTGCTAGCGCCATCGAGCAGCACGACCTGGTGGTGGGCGCAGTGCTCTCGGGCAACCGCAACTTTGAGGGCCGGGTCAGCCCCCACACCAAAGCCAACTACCTGGCCTCGCCGCCGCTGGTGGTGGCCTATGCGATCGCAGGCAACCTGGCCATTGACCTCAAAACCGACTCCATCGGCCAAGACACCGAGGGCCGCCCCGTCTACCTCAGAGACATCTGGCCCACCAGCGCCGAAATTTTTGAGGTGATGACTGCCGCCCTCACCCCCGACATGTTCCGCAGCCGCTACAGCAACGTATTCACCGGCACCGCCGCCTGGCAGCAGATCGCCACCCCCGAGAGCCAGACCTACGCCTGGAGCGGCGACAGCACCTACGTGCAAAACCCGCCCTACTTCACCGATATGGCCCCCAGCGTCAACGGCCAGGCCTTTGCCGACATCTACGGTGCCCGTCCGCTGGCCATTCTGGGCGACAGCATCACCACCGACCACATCTCCCCCGCCGGGGCGATCAAGACCGACAGCCCGGCGGGCAGCTACCTGGTGGGCAACCAGGTCACCGCCGCCGACTTCAACTCCTACGGGTCGCGCCGGGGCAACCACGAGGTGATGATGCGCGGTACCTTCGCCAACATTCGCCTTAAGAATGAAATGGTGCCGGGGTCGTCGGGGGGCGTCACCAAATACATGCCCGACGGCACCCCCATGTCAATTTATGATGCCGCCATGAAGTACCAGGCCAGCGGCACCCCCCTCGTGGTGATCGCGGGCAAGGAGTACGGCACCGGCTCATCCCGCGACTGGGCTGCCAAGGGCACCCGCCTGCTGGGAGTCAAGGCCGTGGTGGCCGAGAGCTTCGAGCGCATCCACCGCTCTAACCTGGTGGGCATGGGAGTGCTGCCCCTACAGTTCAAAGACGGCGTACACCGAGGCGTACTGCACCTCGACGGCAGCGAAACCTTTGACCTCACCGGGCTCAGCGGCGGCATCCAGCCCGGTATGACCGTCAACTTGGTGATTCACCGGAGCGGCGCTGGCAGCACCACCCTACCGCTGCTGTGCCGCATCGATACCCTAGACGAAGTGGAGTACTTCCGCCACGGCGGCATTTTGCCCTACGTGCTGCGACAGTTGTTGGTAAGTTGA
- a CDS encoding anti-sigma factor antagonist (This anti-anti-sigma factor, or anti-sigma factor antagonist, belongs to a family that includes characterized members SpoIIAA, RsbV, RsfA, and RsfB.) has product MTSSIAPDQDPQVVTEQLADEAIDTARVVIVPSTLTVVEAVEFEQQVKRHCLDQPAPESIIIDLSQTQFIDSSGLGALVICYRTCHTKGIAMVLRGVQEQVRMVLALTDLEQLFTFEPVAGEPEGPAPKPEMRFVALTTHPSVASKGKRLIDILGALVGLVLTALLAVPIVIAIKLEDGGPIFFKQVRCSWMGKRFHIWKFRSMVTDAEALKAQVENEVEGPLFKNENDPRITKVGRFLRRTSLDELPQFWNVLRGDMSLVGTRPPTPDEIEQYKVPEWQRLDVKPGMTGEWQVNGRSTVKKFEDVIRMDLDYQKNWSLAYDIQLILKTVLVLFSKKAGAA; this is encoded by the coding sequence ATGACCTCATCCATAGCCCCAGATCAGGATCCACAAGTAGTGACAGAACAGCTCGCCGATGAGGCGATAGACACGGCTCGGGTTGTTATCGTACCCTCCACCCTAACCGTTGTTGAGGCGGTTGAGTTTGAGCAGCAGGTCAAACGCCACTGCTTAGATCAGCCCGCCCCTGAATCCATCATTATTGACTTGAGCCAGACTCAATTTATCGACAGCAGTGGCCTGGGTGCTCTGGTGATCTGCTACCGCACCTGCCACACCAAGGGCATTGCCATGGTGCTGCGGGGGGTGCAAGAGCAGGTGCGCATGGTGCTGGCCCTCACCGACCTAGAGCAGCTGTTTACCTTCGAGCCGGTGGCGGGCGAACCCGAAGGCCCAGCACCAAAGCCTGAGATGCGGTTCGTCGCCCTCACCACCCATCCCTCAGTGGCCTCCAAGGGGAAGCGCCTCATCGATATTTTGGGAGCGCTGGTAGGCCTGGTGCTGACCGCTCTGCTGGCGGTGCCCATTGTCATTGCCATCAAGCTCGAAGACGGCGGCCCGATTTTCTTTAAGCAAGTGCGCTGCTCCTGGATGGGCAAACGCTTCCACATCTGGAAGTTTCGCTCTATGGTGACCGATGCCGAGGCCCTGAAGGCCCAGGTCGAAAACGAGGTAGAAGGGCCGCTGTTCAAAAACGAAAACGACCCCCGAATTACCAAAGTGGGCCGCTTTCTACGCCGCACCAGCCTGGACGAACTGCCCCAGTTTTGGAATGTGCTGCGGGGCGACATGAGTCTGGTGGGTACCCGCCCCCCCACCCCCGATGAAATTGAGCAGTACAAGGTGCCCGAGTGGCAACGCCTCGACGTGAAGCCGGGCATGACCGGCGAGTGGCAGGTCAACGGTCGCTCCACGGTGAAAAAGTTTGAGGACGTGATTCGTATGGATCTTGACTACCAGAAGAACTGGAGCTTGGCCTACGATATTCAGCTGATTCTCAAAACCGTTCTGGTGCTGTTCTCGAAGAAAGCTGGGGCCGCCTAG
- a CDS encoding Ycf66 family protein produces the protein MAVHILAIALWVGSLALYGAAFFFPEVHRRHDFFWSGVAAFYGLVLWFDAAQISSTELLGHGASLALLGWFGWQTLSLRRKRTPLDLQTPLTAESWPTFWNNLRRSLLGLAQATPLGRWLPETWEQPKAAAPIAVSELRASSLKEVDYEFVDELDSVMPVPPRARPTFLAEKPAEPASPQISPRPPAVAKPKGPGLGVRVAGLRAWVGDLVKAKTSPPPKREVIDIPPRPSPLNRKKSQREMIDIPPRPSPLDRKKSQREMIDIPPRPSPLDRNKPKPPEDDSTPAETVTIVDAAAVASDLAAPPIAPDSAPESDVPSGGNSAASTGADATDRPTHPADSGLETNWDDEDTNWIDD, from the coding sequence ATGGCGGTTCACATTCTGGCGATCGCACTTTGGGTGGGCAGCCTCGCACTCTATGGTGCTGCTTTTTTTTTCCCCGAGGTGCACCGTCGCCACGACTTTTTTTGGAGCGGGGTGGCCGCTTTCTACGGCCTGGTGCTGTGGTTTGACGCAGCGCAAATTTCGTCCACAGAGCTGCTGGGCCATGGGGCCAGCCTAGCCCTGTTGGGGTGGTTTGGCTGGCAAACCCTGAGCCTACGCCGCAAGCGTACCCCCCTAGACCTACAAACTCCCCTGACCGCCGAGTCTTGGCCAACCTTTTGGAACAATCTTAGGCGATCTCTGCTGGGTCTCGCCCAGGCTACGCCCCTCGGACGCTGGCTGCCCGAGACCTGGGAGCAGCCTAAGGCGGCTGCTCCGATCGCCGTCAGCGAACTCCGGGCCTCGTCCCTCAAGGAGGTGGACTACGAATTTGTGGATGAACTGGATTCGGTGATGCCAGTGCCCCCTCGGGCCAGGCCCACCTTTCTAGCCGAGAAACCAGCGGAGCCAGCGTCTCCCCAGATTTCCCCCCGCCCTCCGGCGGTAGCCAAACCCAAGGGGCCTGGGCTAGGGGTTAGGGTGGCGGGGCTGCGGGCGTGGGTTGGTGACCTGGTAAAAGCCAAGACCAGCCCGCCCCCCAAGCGCGAGGTGATTGACATTCCACCGCGACCCTCGCCCCTGAATCGCAAAAAGTCCCAGCGAGAGATGATCGACATTCCGCCCCGACCCTCGCCTCTGGATCGCAAAAAGTCCCAGCGAGAGATGATCGACATTCCGCCCCGACCCTCACCCCTGGATCGCAACAAACCCAAGCCCCCTGAAGACGACTCTACCCCTGCCGAAACCGTAACCATTGTGGATGCGGCGGCGGTGGCGAGTGATCTCGCAGCGCCCCCGATTGCCCCAGATAGCGCCCCAGAGTCAGACGTCCCTTCCGGAGGCAATAGCGCAGCCTCTACTGGGGCTGACGCCACCGATCGCCCCACCCATCCAGCGGACAGTGGGTTAGAGACTAACTGGGATGACGAAGACACCAACTGGATTGATGACTGA